In Microbacterium cremeum, a genomic segment contains:
- the cmtR gene encoding Cd(II)/Pb(II)-sensing metalloregulatory transcriptional regulator CmtR, translating into MLTIASRLDVMNRLGRAMADPTRSRILLTLLEGPGYPAELARELGLTRTNVSNHLACLRGCGLIVATPEGRRTQYETADPHLAVGMRQLLEAVVAVDEGAPCLDVDCECHA; encoded by the coding sequence GTGCTGACCATTGCTTCGCGCCTCGACGTGATGAACCGACTCGGCCGTGCGATGGCCGACCCGACGCGCTCCCGCATCCTGCTGACGCTGCTCGAGGGGCCCGGCTACCCGGCCGAGCTCGCCCGCGAACTCGGCCTCACGCGCACGAACGTCTCAAACCACCTCGCCTGTCTTCGCGGCTGCGGGCTCATCGTCGCCACGCCCGAAGGGCGGCGCACGCAGTACGAGACCGCCGATCCGCACCTCGCAGTCGGCATGCGACAGCTGCTCGAGGCCGTCGTCGCCGTGGACGAGGGTGCGCCGTGCCTCGACGTCGACTGCGAGTGCCACGCGTGA
- a CDS encoding ATP-binding cassette domain-containing protein, with protein MIRLEQLTWSYPHAETPSLSDLDLHVRPGEFVVLCGASGSGKSTALRVMNGLIPHFHDAGVLTGTAFVGGIATTGAELDEIGALSGTVLQHPRRQFFTDSAREELAFAMENLGFPVARMRERVDALMQRLAGAVPLGQRLQQLSGGQQQQVAIAAATAHEPKVLLLDEPSSNLSADAVHRLADTLGALKADGVTIVVAEHRLRYLEHLVDRVIVMRDGRIDREWTAEQFRGVSDETLKAEGLRGEVATPELPLLPAAGASIASPAPAGSISPGTLELDGIRCRLGGRLVLEIDRLMFNAGSVNAITGVNGAGKSTLGRVVSGLQRSSGTVRLDGRVLNRGARQRATAVVMQDAQRQLFTDSVRAEIELARADAGSATGVRDMLKALDLDHLADRHPLSLSGGQQQRLVLAAARVAGRRIVIFDEPSSGVDRRHLASISEQIRQVAADGAVVILISHDDDLLALAADRQLILSPPHARWGPSTEDRSAQEARCRPLGSTTPPGRAS; from the coding sequence ATGATCCGACTCGAACAACTCACGTGGTCGTATCCGCACGCCGAGACACCGAGCCTCAGCGATCTCGATCTGCACGTTCGGCCCGGCGAGTTCGTCGTTCTGTGCGGCGCGAGCGGGTCCGGAAAGTCGACCGCGCTCCGTGTCATGAACGGGCTCATTCCTCACTTTCACGACGCAGGGGTGCTCACCGGCACGGCGTTCGTCGGCGGGATTGCGACCACCGGCGCCGAGCTGGACGAGATCGGAGCGCTCTCGGGCACCGTGCTTCAGCATCCGCGCCGCCAGTTCTTCACCGACAGCGCGCGCGAGGAGCTCGCCTTCGCGATGGAGAACCTCGGCTTTCCCGTCGCCCGAATGCGCGAGCGGGTCGACGCGCTGATGCAGCGCCTTGCCGGCGCGGTGCCGCTGGGGCAGCGCCTGCAGCAGCTTTCAGGCGGTCAGCAGCAGCAGGTCGCCATCGCCGCGGCGACGGCGCATGAGCCCAAGGTGCTCCTGCTCGATGAGCCCAGCTCCAATCTCTCGGCCGACGCCGTGCACCGACTCGCCGACACCCTCGGGGCGCTCAAAGCCGACGGGGTGACGATCGTCGTCGCCGAGCATCGCCTGCGGTACCTGGAGCATTTGGTGGACCGTGTCATCGTCATGCGTGACGGGCGCATCGACCGGGAGTGGACGGCGGAGCAGTTTCGGGGTGTGTCCGACGAGACCCTCAAGGCCGAGGGCCTACGCGGTGAGGTCGCGACGCCGGAGCTCCCGTTGCTGCCGGCCGCCGGGGCGAGCATCGCCTCACCTGCGCCGGCGGGCAGCATCTCACCCGGGACGCTCGAGCTCGACGGAATCCGCTGCCGGCTCGGCGGCCGGCTCGTGCTCGAGATCGACCGCCTCATGTTCAACGCCGGATCCGTCAACGCCATCACCGGCGTGAACGGAGCCGGGAAGTCGACGCTCGGCCGCGTCGTGTCCGGGCTGCAGCGCAGCAGCGGCACCGTGCGCCTCGACGGGAGAGTCCTCAACCGTGGCGCGCGTCAGCGGGCCACGGCGGTCGTCATGCAGGACGCGCAGCGACAGCTGTTCACCGATAGCGTGCGTGCCGAGATCGAGTTGGCACGTGCGGATGCTGGGTCCGCTACCGGCGTGCGCGACATGCTGAAGGCCCTGGATCTCGACCATCTGGCCGACCGTCACCCGCTCTCGCTGTCGGGCGGTCAGCAGCAACGCCTGGTGTTGGCGGCCGCGCGCGTCGCGGGGCGGAGGATCGTGATCTTCGACGAGCCCAGTTCGGGCGTCGACCGCCGTCACCTCGCCTCCATCTCTGAGCAGATCCGGCAGGTCGCCGCTGACGGTGCCGTGGTGATTCTCATCAGCCACGACGACGACCTGCTCGCGCTGGCGGCGGATCGACAGCTCATTCTCTCCCCACCGCATGCCCGGTGGGGGCCGTCCACGGAAGATCGATCGGCGCAGGAGGCGCGGTGCCGCCCGCTCGGCTCGACGACTCCCCCGGGTCGCGCATCGTAG
- a CDS encoding amidohydrolase yields the protein MARILAVTGGHLVPVSSDPIPGGTVVVTDGVITAIGGPETPVPDGAHIVDASGRWVVPGFVESHGHLGVHEDGEGWSGEDTNEMTDPNGARFRALDGIDIEEVGFRDALRGGVTTAVVKPGSGNPIGGRTVAIKTWGGRTVDEQILAADVSVKSALGENPKRVYGDKKQTPSTRLGVASVLREAFVAARTYAEKRDAATEKGEPFERDLGKETLAAVLAGELVWDQHCHRHDDIATAIRIAEEFGYTLVVNHGTEAHKIADVLAEKQIPVIFGPMLTSRSKVELRDRAIGNLALIAEAGVKVAITTDHPVVPIDHIRLQAILAVREGLPSATALQALTTNPAEILRLDERVGALDVGRDGDIVVWSGDPLAVDSHVERVFIEGRAVYEPGTDAASPRVVERWERFGRSSWTA from the coding sequence ATGGCTCGCATCCTCGCCGTGACCGGCGGTCACCTCGTTCCCGTCAGCTCCGACCCGATCCCCGGCGGCACCGTGGTCGTCACGGACGGCGTCATCACCGCGATCGGCGGGCCCGAGACCCCGGTGCCCGACGGAGCGCACATCGTCGACGCCTCAGGTCGCTGGGTGGTTCCCGGATTCGTCGAGTCGCACGGGCACCTCGGCGTGCACGAAGACGGCGAGGGCTGGTCGGGTGAAGACACCAACGAGATGACCGACCCGAACGGCGCGCGCTTCCGCGCCCTCGACGGGATCGACATCGAGGAGGTCGGGTTCCGCGACGCCCTGCGCGGCGGAGTGACCACGGCCGTCGTCAAGCCCGGATCGGGCAACCCCATCGGCGGACGTACCGTCGCGATCAAGACGTGGGGCGGACGCACCGTCGACGAGCAGATCCTCGCCGCCGACGTGTCGGTCAAGTCCGCGCTCGGCGAGAATCCGAAGCGCGTGTACGGCGACAAGAAGCAGACTCCGTCGACACGCCTGGGCGTGGCATCCGTCCTCCGCGAAGCGTTCGTCGCGGCCCGCACCTATGCCGAGAAGCGGGACGCGGCCACCGAGAAGGGCGAGCCGTTCGAGCGCGACCTCGGAAAAGAGACCCTGGCCGCGGTGCTGGCCGGCGAGCTGGTGTGGGATCAGCACTGCCACCGGCACGACGACATCGCGACGGCGATCCGCATCGCCGAGGAGTTCGGCTACACGCTGGTCGTGAACCACGGGACCGAGGCGCACAAGATCGCAGACGTGCTGGCGGAGAAGCAGATCCCGGTGATCTTCGGCCCGATGCTGACCTCGCGGTCGAAGGTCGAGCTGCGCGACCGGGCGATCGGAAACCTCGCGCTGATCGCCGAGGCAGGCGTGAAGGTCGCGATCACGACCGACCACCCCGTCGTGCCCATCGACCACATCCGGCTGCAGGCCATCCTCGCGGTGCGCGAAGGTCTGCCGTCGGCGACGGCGCTGCAGGCGCTGACGACGAACCCGGCCGAGATCCTGCGACTCGACGAGCGCGTCGGCGCCCTCGACGTCGGCCGAGACGGCGACATCGTGGTGTGGTCGGGAGACCCGCTCGCGGTCGATTCGCACGTCGAGCGCGTGTTCATCGAGGGCCGCGCGGTGTACGAACCAGGAACGGATGCCGCGTCCCCGCGCGTCGTCGAGCGCTGGGAGCGCTTCGGCCGATCGTCCTGGACGGCATAG
- a CDS encoding DUF6326 family protein, with protein sequence MTLRTKTSHPLENPPVSVQAKLAAAWTSFMFLYVYVDVVNFYKPGVVDDILKGRVWEFDVSSTLLTIFLVSVTIPAVMVMLSMTLPARVNRVTNLVVASLLIPYSVFNAAGETWEWAFFYGLSIGVELLLLAFILRTAWTWPRTAAVPAMVPATTDLRHDLRQ encoded by the coding sequence ATGACCCTCCGAACGAAGACCTCGCACCCGCTCGAGAACCCGCCGGTCTCCGTGCAGGCCAAGCTCGCCGCCGCATGGACGAGCTTCATGTTCCTCTACGTCTACGTCGACGTCGTCAACTTCTACAAGCCCGGCGTCGTCGACGACATCCTGAAGGGCCGCGTGTGGGAGTTCGACGTCAGCTCGACGTTGCTGACGATCTTCCTCGTCTCCGTGACGATCCCCGCCGTGATGGTGATGCTGTCCATGACGCTGCCCGCCCGGGTGAACCGCGTCACGAACCTCGTCGTCGCCTCACTCCTCATCCCCTACTCGGTGTTCAACGCGGCAGGGGAGACCTGGGAGTGGGCGTTCTTCTACGGCCTCTCCATCGGAGTCGAGCTGCTGCTCCTGGCCTTCATCCTGCGCACCGCGTGGACCTGGCCTCGAACCGCCGCCGTCCCCGCCATGGTGCCTGCGACGACTGACCTGCGCCACGACCTTCGACAGTAG
- a CDS encoding TetR/AcrR family transcriptional regulator, translated as MVEALRLADSEGVDGLSMRRLAGVLDAGAMSLYHYVANKDELLDAMIDRVFEEIELPSEATDWQSAMRRRAVSARQVLVAHPWAIGLMESRTSPGPANLRHREAVTACLRKAGFSVVMATHANWLLDSYVYGFVLQEASLPFDTADELADLTEGVYLPQLPADEFPYLNESAAALLAAGYDPADEFIFGLDLVLAALEPLRTSA; from the coding sequence GTGGTCGAGGCGCTCCGGCTCGCCGACAGCGAGGGAGTCGACGGGCTGAGCATGCGCCGGCTGGCCGGCGTGCTCGATGCGGGCGCCATGTCGCTTTACCACTACGTGGCGAACAAGGACGAGCTGCTCGACGCCATGATCGACCGGGTGTTCGAAGAGATCGAGCTGCCTTCCGAAGCGACCGACTGGCAGTCGGCGATGCGACGCCGGGCGGTATCCGCCCGGCAGGTTCTCGTGGCCCACCCGTGGGCCATCGGCCTGATGGAGTCGCGCACGTCGCCGGGGCCTGCGAACCTCCGCCACCGCGAAGCTGTCACCGCGTGCCTGCGAAAGGCCGGCTTCTCGGTCGTGATGGCGACGCACGCCAACTGGCTGCTCGACAGCTATGTCTACGGTTTCGTCCTGCAAGAAGCCAGCCTGCCGTTCGACACCGCCGACGAACTCGCGGACCTGACCGAGGGCGTCTACCTGCCCCAGCTTCCTGCTGACGAATTCCCCTACCTCAACGAGTCCGCCGCAGCGCTCCTCGCCGCCGGCTACGACCCGGCGGATGAGTTCATCTTCGGCCTCGATCTCGTCCTCGCCGCTCTCGAGCCCTTGCGAACCTCCGCATAG
- a CDS encoding MptD family putative ECF transporter S component, with product MTEQDASTHATETPVMQASAPRPRSSVAFSARDLLNVAIFAVIYFVIVFAIAMLGIIGPLMMLLTLPLSAIAAGIPYMLFLTRVRHAGMVTLFGVVVGLLYLMMGHPWQSTLVTIALSLVGELILWAGQYRSKWAAIWAYTAFSGWFIGPWIPLFLDREAYLRTQGMEQMGAEYVAAFNEVVTVPAILGLWVATLVCGFLGAVLGTALLRKHFRKAGLA from the coding sequence ATGACCGAGCAAGACGCTTCGACGCACGCCACCGAAACCCCGGTGATGCAGGCCTCTGCACCACGTCCGCGATCGAGCGTCGCATTCAGCGCGCGGGATCTGCTCAACGTGGCGATCTTCGCCGTCATCTACTTCGTGATCGTCTTCGCGATCGCCATGCTCGGGATCATCGGCCCTCTCATGATGCTGCTCACCCTTCCGCTGAGTGCGATCGCGGCCGGCATCCCGTACATGCTGTTCCTCACTCGCGTGCGACACGCGGGGATGGTCACGCTGTTCGGCGTCGTCGTGGGCCTGCTGTACCTCATGATGGGTCACCCCTGGCAGAGCACTCTGGTGACGATCGCCCTATCGTTGGTCGGGGAGCTCATCCTTTGGGCCGGCCAGTACCGTTCGAAGTGGGCCGCGATTTGGGCGTACACGGCATTCTCCGGCTGGTTCATCGGGCCCTGGATCCCCCTGTTCCTCGATCGCGAGGCATACCTGCGCACACAAGGCATGGAGCAGATGGGCGCGGAGTACGTCGCCGCATTCAATGAGGTCGTGACCGTCCCGGCAATCCTGGGGCTCTGGGTGGCGACGCTGGTCTGCGGATTCCTGGGCGCAGTCCTGGGCACGGCGCTGTTGCGCAAGCACTTCCGCAAAGCCGGTCTCGCGTGA
- a CDS encoding cation transporter, with translation MALSAERRSVLQRRIRWIVAATIGYNLVEAIVAIAAGTAASSVALIAFGLDSTIEVLSAAAVAWQFTRRRPERWEKGTLRVIAAAFFALAAYVTASSLIALIARVDVEHSPLGIGITALSVVVMPFLSLAERRAGRELGSATAVADSKQTLLCAYLSVAVLVGLVLNSAFGWWWVDAIAGLVIAGFAVREGVEAWRGDACATSVGMLLDDEGDEDDEDDEGEH, from the coding sequence ATGGCACTCAGCGCCGAGCGCCGCAGCGTCCTCCAGCGGCGGATCCGCTGGATCGTCGCGGCGACGATCGGCTACAACCTCGTCGAAGCCATCGTGGCGATCGCGGCCGGGACCGCGGCATCCTCCGTCGCCCTCATCGCCTTCGGACTGGACTCGACCATCGAGGTGCTCTCGGCGGCCGCCGTCGCCTGGCAGTTCACGCGTCGTCGACCGGAACGCTGGGAGAAGGGCACGCTGCGGGTCATCGCCGCCGCCTTCTTCGCGCTCGCGGCATACGTCACGGCGAGTTCACTGATCGCGCTGATCGCGCGCGTCGACGTCGAGCACTCGCCTCTCGGGATCGGCATCACGGCGCTCAGCGTCGTCGTCATGCCGTTCCTCTCCCTCGCCGAACGGCGTGCCGGGCGAGAACTCGGATCGGCGACGGCGGTCGCCGACTCGAAGCAGACTCTTCTCTGCGCCTACCTCTCTGTCGCCGTGCTCGTGGGACTCGTCCTCAACAGCGCATTCGGATGGTGGTGGGTCGACGCGATCGCCGGGCTCGTCATCGCGGGATTCGCGGTGCGGGAGGGCGTCGAGGCTTGGCGCGGCGACGCGTGCGCCACCTCGGTCGGAATGCTCCTCGACGACGAGGGCGACGAGGACGACGAGGACGACGAGGGCGAGCACTGA
- a CDS encoding energy-coupling factor transporter transmembrane component T — protein MTGRPGLDPRTKIVLVIVVSALVMSPGGLLFVPAALALAAGLAAWEGAWGRVGGLIATAAVMWLLGWILPLLWVNPFTAVLSLACTYLIRFVAAIGVGMHLIATTSPTKLSAALRAWRMPRAIAVTLAVMMRFFPVVAGEAAAVLDAMRLRGLVGAGGLVRHPILSLERFTVPMIAASLRASDDLSASAILRGLGARRTPTTLDPPRFGIADLTLTLTAAVLATASLTLPSPLA, from the coding sequence GTGACCGGCCGACCCGGCTTGGACCCTCGCACCAAGATCGTGCTCGTCATCGTGGTGAGCGCGCTCGTGATGAGCCCCGGCGGGCTGCTGTTCGTCCCGGCCGCCCTCGCCCTGGCGGCCGGCCTCGCTGCTTGGGAGGGGGCGTGGGGACGAGTGGGAGGACTCATCGCGACGGCGGCCGTCATGTGGCTGCTCGGCTGGATCCTGCCGCTGCTGTGGGTGAACCCGTTCACCGCGGTCCTCTCGCTGGCGTGCACATACCTGATCAGGTTCGTCGCAGCGATCGGCGTCGGGATGCACCTCATTGCGACGACGTCGCCCACGAAGCTCAGTGCAGCCCTGCGGGCATGGCGGATGCCCCGTGCCATCGCGGTGACGCTCGCCGTCATGATGCGCTTCTTCCCCGTGGTCGCCGGCGAGGCGGCCGCCGTGCTGGATGCCATGCGCCTTCGGGGACTCGTGGGCGCTGGAGGACTCGTGCGGCATCCGATCCTGAGCCTCGAACGCTTCACCGTCCCGATGATCGCCGCGAGCCTGCGCGCCAGCGACGATCTGTCGGCTTCGGCGATCCTGCGCGGACTCGGCGCCCGCCGCACGCCCACGACGCTCGACCCACCCCGATTCGGCATCGCCGATCTCACCCTGACGCTCACCGCCGCCGTGCTCGCGACCGCGAGCCTGACCCTGCCCTCGCCACTCGCATGA